The Polaribacter sp. HaHaR_3_91 genomic sequence TACTGAGATTTTAATCTTATTTTTTTTAATCATTACTTTTTTAATATCTGCATTCGAAAAAATACTAGATTGGAAAGGAACGATCTCTTTTATAAAAGATCATTTTAAAAATTCTCCATTAAAAGGCAGTGTTCCGTTTTTATTATCCATTCTATTAATCATAGAAATTCTTGCTGTAGGATTTATGATTATTGGAGTGTATCAAATTTATACTTCAGAAGCAAAAGAAATTGCATTACTCGGAATACAGCTTTCTGCCATTAGTATAATTTTTATGCTTATTGGGCAACGTCTTGCAAAAGATTATCCAGGAGCGATGTCTCTAGGTGTCTATTTTATCATTTCACTTTGTGGTGTATATTTACTAAATAAATAAAACTGATATTTTTTATCAATTACATAAGTAATATTTATAGAAAAAGCTCTTAAAACAATCGTTTTAAGAGCTTTTCTTTTTTAACTAAGGTATTTCTACTCTATTTGAGATATGTTTTAAACAAGTCTTTTTAAAATCATTTTTAATGGCTTTTTAGGTACAAAAACTAAAGTAAGATATACTTTTTCCTCTTTTTGATGTAAATGAAACTAAAAACTGATTTTACAACGTTCTTTTTTCAATTTTGAGATCTCTTCTTAAAAACATATTTATTTAATATTCTAAAGGATTTTTACAATACAACTTGTTTTCAAAAAAACATTGAATTTTATACGATAAGAAAAACACAACTGAACCAGAATTTAAAAGAGAATAAAATTTTAAGTAAAAACTAATTAAAATTTAATACCCAAACTAAGAGTTATAGTTACATTTTATTTTGAAGTAACTGAACTTTTCAAACTTATTATGAATCTATAAAACAGCTATTATAAAATTCTACAAAACCTACCACTACTCCAACATTATAAATATTCAGATAAAATTAAATCGTTCTTACCTGTAATCTATATTTTTAATTTAATGTTTGTAGCTAAACCATAAAACCATTCTTAAATCAATTTTTTAATTATTGTTTTAAAAAACGTTCCTAATTTTAGATTAAAAAACTAAAATGTTCCACGAGGAACAACTTGATTTTTCATCATAAAAAAACCTTCAAAATTATTTTTTTGAAGGTTGATAATTCTTTTAAAAAAAAATTATAATTCTACTTGTTTTTAATTACATAAATTAAAGAAGAATATTCTTTTGTTTTCCTTGCTTTTAAATTGGAAACAAAACCTCTATGAAATGCTTTCAATGGATTCATTTTTCCTGTTTTATATTTTTCACTTAAAAGAGAAACATAATAAGAATCAAACTTCATTGGCAATGTTTTTTCTACAATCATATTCTCTTCAGAAAATATTTTCTGAATTGAGTTTTGTGAAAAATGCCAAATATGTCTTGGCACATCAAAAGCTGCCCAATACTCTTTATAATATTTTGCATCATCACTTTTATGATTCGGTACCGCAATGATTAATCTTCCATTTTCAGAAAGTAATTCTTTTAATTTAGAAATGTAATCAGATAATTTTTCTACATGTTCTAAAACATGCCAAAGCGTAATTACATCAAATTTTTTATTTTGAATATCAAGTAATTCTTCTTGTAAAATAATCCCTTTTTCTTTTGCGATTTCTCTTGCATCAGCACTTGGTTCTACACCAAGAACATTCCAATAATTAGATGCACATACTTTTAAAAAGTCTCCCGTACCTGCTCCAACATCTAAAATGTTTTTAGAATCTGTTTTAAAGGAATTAATTAAATTTAACTTACTTCTTAATGTAATATTCTTTACAGACTGATAAACCTTATCCATTAATGTTTTTTTACTATCTGTGTGTGAAATATAATTTTCACTCTTATAGTAATTTTCTAGATCTACCGGAATTGGTGAAGTCACCAACATATCATATTCCGTATTAAACATCACCTCATAAGTTTCATCTGAAACCGTAAAATCTTTACAATTTAAATAAGGTTCTAACTTTTTGTGAAGACCTCTTTTTTCCCCCATAATACTTTTTCTTTATAATATGTTCCACGAGGAACATAGCAATTATTTTCACAATTTATCTACCCATATAAACCAAAAGCACAGAGATATCGCTGGGGGAAACACCACTTATTCTACTTGCTTGTGATATAGATGTCGGTTGAATTTTACTCAATTTTTCTCTAGCTTCAAAAGACAGAGATTTTACTTTTTGATAATTAAAACTAGAAGGAATCATTACATTCTCTAACCTATTTAATTTATCTGCATTATTCTTTTCTTTCTCTATATAACCAGAGTATTTTAAATGAATAACAGCTTGTTCAATTGCTTCCTTATCAATATTATTTTCATCTAAAAAAGCAGTTAATTTCTTTACACTTTTAAAATCAGAAAAATCTAATTGAGGTCTTGCAGCAATTTTATAAAGCTTCATAGATTGGTTAATCAATGCTAAATTCTTTGCTTCTAAAATAGGGTTTATTTCCTCTTGTTTTACACTTGTATTTTGTAAAAAATGAATTAATAGATCTGCTTTTTCTTGCTTTTCAATAACTCTATCTAACCTTTCTTGAGAAGCTAAACCTAATTTAAAACCGATCGGCGTCAATCGTAAATCTGCATTATCTTGTCTTAATAAGGTTCTATATTCTGCTCTAGATGTAAACATTCTATAAGGCTCTTCTGTACCTTTTGTAATTAAATCATCTATTAAAACACCAATATAAGCTTCGTTTCTTTTTAAAACAAAAGGTTCTTTTTCTTGCGTTTTTAACGCAGCGTTTACACCCGCCATTAAACCTTGCGCAGCAGCTTCTTCATAGCCTGTGGTTCCATTTATTTGTCCTGCGAAGAATAAGTTTTCAATTATTTTAGTTTCTAACGAATGTTTTAATTGCGTTGGTGGGAAAAAATCATACTCAATTGCATAGCCATATCTTAAAAATTTTACATTTTCAAAACCAGCTACAGAACGAATTGCTTTATCCTGAACATCCTCTGGAAGAGAGGTTGAAAAACCATTTACATACATTTCACAAGTTGTCCAACCTTCTGGTTCAATAAACATTTGATGTCTATCTTTCGTTGCAAAACGGTCTATCTTATCTTCTATCGAAGGACAATATCTTGGCCCTGTAGATTTAATTCTACCATTAAACATTGGCGATCTATCAAACCCTGTACGCAACAAATCATGCACATCTAAATTGGTATACGTTAACCAACAAGAACGTTGTTTTTGTAATGGTTTTGTTGTTGGTAAATAAGAAAATTTCTCGGTAATTTCATCACCAGGTTGCTCAATCATTTTAGAATAATCTAAAGATCGTCCATCTACTCTTGGTGGTGTTCCGGTTTTCATTCTACCAGATTCAAAACCTTTAGCAACTAAATCTTCTGTAATTCCGGTTGATGCTCCCTCACCTGCTCTACCACCTCCAAAACTTTTATCTCCAATATGGATTAATCCATTTAAAAAAGTACCTGCAGTTATTACCACAGTTTTGGCTTTTATTTCTAAACCTAAAGCTGTTTTTACACCAATAATTTTATTACCATCAAATAATAAACCGTTTACAGAATCTTGATAAAAATCTACATTTTCAGTTTGCTCTAACATCGTTCTCCAGCATTCTGCAAACTGCATTCTGTCAGATTGGGCTCTTGGACTCCACATTGCAGGTCCTTTAGATTTATTAAGCATCTTAAATTGTATCGCTGTTTTATCAGTAACAATTCCGCTATAACCTCCTAAAGCATCAATCTCTCTAATTATTTGTCCTTTTGCGATTCCTCCCATTGCAGGATTACAACTCATCTGCGCAATATTTTGCAAATTCATTGTAATTAATAAGGTGTGTGCACCCATGTTTGCAGCAGCAGCTGCAGCCTCACTCCCAGCGTGACCACCACCTACTACAATAACGTCGTATGTTGTTGAAAATAAACTCATTATATTGTGGTTCCACGTGAAACCTTGTATTTACATTATTGATTATCAATTATTTGAATTCAGATAACGCCGTATTTTCGGCATTTCTCATCTCTTTTTTCTCAGTTTCAGTTTTATCTTTATATCCCATATAATGAAGTACACCATGTATCATCACTCTATGTAATTCCTCTATAAAAGAAACCTCAAAATCTTTCGCATTATCAGCAACTCTTTCAATAGAAATATAAATATCTCCACTAATTAATTTACCTAAAGTATTATCGAAACTAATTACATCCGTTAAAGTATCGTGTTGTAAAAACTCTACATTTAATTTATGAAGGTATTCGTCATCACAAAAAATATAGTTCAATTCACCTAAACTAAAACCTTTTTTTGAAACCACATTATCAATCCAATATTCTAAAAGATTTTCATCTTTTAAATCAAAATATGTTTCGTAATTAAAAGTAACCATAATTAATCCTTGTTTGAGTCAGAAAAATATGCTCTAACTTTGTTTTTATAATTCTGCTGCAAAGGTAATGATTGTCTATTTAATATCTCTGTTTGATTGTAAAACTGCTTTTTAAATTCTAAAGCCTTTATATTTCTCTTTTCAAGTTCTTTTAAATTAGAATTAGACTTCCGTTTATTATCTTCTCCTTGTTCTAAAGCAGCTTTATCTAACTTTAATAATTCATAATTTAATTGCTGCATTTTTTGAAGTGTTTCAGCGTAAAAACCTTTTTCTAAGATTTCATTTTCTAAGTCTTCCATCTTCTTTAGAGCTTTATTAGCATGTGAATTTTTACCACTTCCAGCTTCCTCAGACATTTTAATTTGTTCTTGTAATTCTTGTCTTAATAAACTTTGCTGCTTGTAAATCTGATAAATTTCTCCATCCAAATCATCCATAGAACCTCCTTCGCCACTACTACCTTTCTCTCCATTCTGTCCCAGTTTATCTCCTTTACCATTTTGTCCTTTATCACCAGATTTATCATTTTCTCCTGGTTTATCTCCTTTTTTTCCTTCTTTACCTTCAGTTTTATTATCACTAGGTTTATTACCTTTTTTCATTCCTTGCTGCATTTTTTCAGACAGCTCTCCTTGCTTCTTTATAAGGTCTGGCAAACTAAAACCTTTGCCTTTAGATTTATTTCCTTTGCCTTTTTTCATAGACATAGAATTCTTCATACTACTTAACATATTACTTAAATAATCTGCTAAACTATTAACAGAAGTCATAACGTAACGTTGGTTAGAAACTCCATATGAAAAAAGATTTTCAGAAAAATTATATAAAGATTGTTCTAAATTATAATGCGTTGTAGATAAATCATCTTTAATAATTGATGAAATTTTAGGCAACCTCATAGACAAGACATACAGACTATCATCTACATGTTCAAAATAGGTTTTAAGTTCATTTTGTTTCTTTAAATCTTTTCCAAAATCTGGATGTGAAGTAGAAATTTCTTCAAACTTATGCATTAAAGATTCTTGTTTGAAAGAAAAAACAACAAGGTTTTCTAAAATTTTACGCAAGTCATCAATGTTTTCTTCCATAGATTCTCCTTCCATTTCCATCATTGCTTTATGCATTTTAGTACTCATTTCTTTCATCTTTTTTGATGAATTATTTTGACTCTTATTTGCATTAACTTTGTTTTCTTTAGAAATACTTTCTTCAGATTTTTTTAATTCAGTATCAATATCATCTTTTTCATCTTCCACATCCGGAAGTTCCATAGGTTCCTTTAACTTGTTATTGTCTTTATTTAATTCTTCTAAATCTTTTTTTATGACTTCAAATTCCTTTTTTATTTCTTTCTGTTTGATTAAAGTATTCTCTTTTTCTGTAGATAGTTCTTCTTGTTTTTTAGACAATTCTTCAACCTTATTAGCAATTTGCATTGTTTTCTGCTCAACATAAAAACGCTTCGTCAATTCTAAAATACGTTCTAAACTTCTTTCTTGTTGTTTGTTTTGTTGTGATAATTCTTTAGCTTTTTTTAACAAATCTTCTTTATTAAGCTTCTGTCCCAATTTCTGAATTTCATCTAACAATTTTTGTTGCTTGTCTATTTTTTCAAGCTCCTCAATACGCTTTTTAAGCTCTTCTTTTTTATCTTGAAGATCTTCATTTTCTTCGTTTTTTTGATCTAAATTTTCGTGTAATTTATCAGTTTGACGTTGCATCATTTTATTATAATTATTCTGACGCTCTACAAATTTGTCAATCTTCTTTTTATCATTCCAATTAATTTGCTTCTTTCCTTGTAAATCTTGCTGAACTTTTTCTAATGCTTTCTGTTGCTTTTGTTGTTTCTGAATTGAATTTGAAATATTATTAATCGTATTTCTTTGCTCTTGCAACAACTCCTCCTCTACTTCATCAGTTGTTTTTTGTCGATAATTAAAAATTTTTGTCTTGCTTTTTTTACTTCCATTTACAGCATCATTATCCAATACCTCAAAAAACAATTCATAATTAATTCCTGACTCTAAATTTAATCCGTCAGGAAACTGATAAAAGAAAGTTTGAATATTTTCTTTCGTTATTGACAATTCAAATTTATTTTGATTTTCAGGTTGCTCGTCATTATAATAAACGAGTTGTAATTTTTTAATTCCATAGTCATCAGAAATCTGACCAACAAATTGTGCAGTTCCGCGTGAAATACTGTCAATATTAGATTGCACAGTAATTAATGGAAATTCATCTTTTATAACGTCTACATAAAATTCTAAATTCTCAAAATCTTTTAAATCTTTATTAGATGATGAAATTTGATAATTTACCGGATTTTGAATCCTTTTAGAATATCTAAAAATATTATCTGAATTTGAATCAAAAAAAACACTTTTATTATTGTTGATAAAAGCCAACGAATCTGTTTGATTTGCAGTTACATTCCAAGTAATAGTAGTACCTTCGGGAACTATTACATTACCAGAATTTTTAATCATTTCATTTTTCTTACCTAAATATCTGGGATACTTAACATCTAAAGAAATAGCATTAATAGTAGGTGTTTTTATAACTTCTATTTTATAATCTTGAGATTGAACTCCGTTTGCTTCAATAAAAAAATCAATTGGTTGTTGAACATCAAAAAAAGTATAAGTAAAGGTTCCATTACCATTTTTTTCTAAAAAATATTGTTGATTTTCAAAGTGGATCAGTGCTTCCATTGGTAACACTTTTCCGAGGGTCTCAACCAAAATAGAAATAGACTTTCCTTGTATCACTTTTAAATTGTTATTTTTTACCGAAAATAAAAATGGAGCAGGCGGATTATAAGCTATATTATGATTTACAACACGTTGTAAACTTTCTGATAATTTATCATTAGTATCTGTAAATAAGGTTATTAAAAATATTATAACAGGAACTATTGCATATTTTAAATACTTTTTGTTTTTGGTAAAATCTACTGCTTTTACAAACGGAATGGGTTGTAATTCTGTTTCTTTTTGTTGAATACTTGCTAACAATAAATCAGAATTATTGTTCTTTTTTTTCAATTGCAAAACATTCAATAATTTATCTTGAACTTCTGGGAAATGAGCACCAATTATTTTAGAAGATTGTTCAAAAGTAATTCCTTTTCTAAGACCAATTAATTTAAAAATTGGCAGAAAAATAAATCGAAATAACAAAAAAACTTCCACCAGTATAAAAAACCAAAATAAAATAGTTCTTGCGGTTGGTTTTAACCACAAAAAATATTCTATAAACACCGTGAAAAAAAAGTATAGAAATCCTAAAGAAAGAAATAATATACTTCCTTTTATCAATTCACTAGTATAATATTTACGTGTAAACTGATGTAATTTCTCCTCAATATTTTTAAATTCTGCCATAACTAACTTTTAAAAATACTATTTTTACATAGATAGACAACCAAATAATTGTTAAAACGAATTTTGTAAGTAATTAAAAAATAGTACTACTAAGTTTTAAAATCAAAAAAATGAAACAAATAACCAACTTTCTATTTTTATTCTTAACCATTTCTGCATTTTCTCAAGGTCCTTGGACACAAGAAAAAGGAAAATTATATACCCAATTGTCATTTACTACAATACCTAATTATGATAATTTTTTTGGCGATCCAGATTATAGTATTAATAAAGAAATAACAGACAATACAATTCAAATTTATGGAGAATACGGAATTACAAATAACACAACTTTAATAGTAAACCTTCCATTTAAACTAATTTCTGTAGATAATTTAAGTTATGTAGATCCAGCAATAGATTGTATTGGAGATTGTTCAGAGAATATTAATGAAAACAAAACAAGTTTAGGAAATATAGAAATTGGTGTAAAACATAACTTCTATAAAAAAGACTGGTTACTTTCTGGTCAATTATCAGTAGAAGCAAACACAAGTTCCTTTTATGAAAATTCAGGAATAAGAACCGGTTATGATGCCTTTACTTTTACTCCCCTATTTTTAGCAGGTAGAAGTTTTAGTAATTCTTATTTACAATCTTTTATTGGTGCAAAAATTAGAACTAATAATTACAGTTCTAACTTTAAATTTGGTGGAGAATACGGTTATAAAGTTTTTAAAAATATATGGATCATTGGTTTTCTTGATTTAGAAAAATCTTTTGAAAACGGAGATATTGAGTTACCAGACATTAATAGAATAACATCCTTATATGTTAATAACCAAGAATATGGCGTTGTTGGTTTAAAAGCAATTGGAGAATTTTCTGATAATTTTGGAGTTACCGCAAGTTTGCCAGCTGCTTTTTATGGAAACAATGTTGCCAAACAAGTAGCATTAACTGTTGGTGTTTATAAAAAATTCTAAATATTTTACAATATACATAACAAGTTAAAAGCCTTTTCTAAAGGCTTTTTTTTATGCCTTTAGAAAACTATCTTTGTACCATAAAAAATAAAAAAGATGGAATCTAATGTACGTGTTCGTTTTGCACCAAGTCCTACAGGGCCTTTACATATTGGTGGTGTAAGAACAGCTTTATATAATTATTTATTTGCTAAAAAATATAACGGAACTTTTGTACTTCGTATAGAAGATACAGACCAAACACGTTATGTTGCAAATGCAGAACAATATATTATAGACGCTTTAGAATGGTGTAATATTCCTTTTGATGAAGGTCCAGGAAAGAACGAAAAATTTGGTCCTTACAGACAATCAGAACGTAAAGAATTGTACAAAGAATATGCAGATAAACTAATTGAAACTGGTTGGGCATATTACTGTTTTGATTCTTCTGAAGCTTTAGATGCAGAAAGAAAATCACATGAAGCAGAAGGTAAAACCTTTATCTATAACTGGCATAACAGAGCAGGCGGAACTTTAGTAAACTCTTTAGTTTTAACTGATGATGAAGTACAAAACAGAATAAATTCTGGCGAGAATTATGTAATCCGTTTTAAAACGCCTCAAGATGAGCTTTTAAGGATGGAAGATGAAATTCGTGGAAATATTAGAATTGATACCAATACTTTAGATGATAAAATTTTATTTAAAGGAGACGGAATGCCAACCTATCATTTAGCAAATATTGTTGATGATCATTTAATGGAAATATCTCACGTAATTCGTGGAGAAGAATGGTTACCTTCTATGCCATTACATGTTTTATTATACAAAGCTTTTGGTTGGGATGCTCCTAAATTTGCACATTTACCATTAATTTTAAAACCAGTTGGTAAAGGTAAATTAAGCAAACGTGATGGTGATAAATTAGGTTTCCCAGTGTTTCCTTTAAAATATACAAACGATGTTACAGGTGATGTTTCACGTGGATATAAAGAAGATGGTTATTTTTCTGATGCTTTTATAAACATGTTGGCTTTCTTAGGATGGAATCCTGGAACAGAACAAGAATTATTTAATTTAGAAGCTTTAATTGAAGCTTTCGAATTAAAACGCGTTAGTAAATCTGGTGCAAAATTTAACCCAGATAAAGCAAAATGGTTCAATCAACAATATATGCAGACCAAGTCTGATGATGAATTGACTGATTTATACTTGCCTATTTTAGCTGAAAAAGGAATTACAAAAGACAAAGAGTTTGTTTTAAAAGTAGTTTCATCAATTAAGGAAAGAGCCACTTTTGTAAATGATTTTTGGGATTTATCTAGTTTCTTTTTCGAAACTCCAACAGAATACGACGCAAAAGCTTCTAAGAAAAACTGGAAAGAAGGAACATCAGAATTAATGCAAGAATTAATTACTGTAATTTCAACTATAGAAGATTTTTCATCAGAAAATACAGAAAAAGAAATTAAAGAATGGATTACTGCTAAAGAAATTGGTTTTGGTAAAGTAATGCAACCATTAAGATTGTCTTTAGTAGGTAAATTAGCAGGACCACATTTATTTGATATCATTGCTATGATTGGTAAAGAAGAAACTGTAAAAAGAATTAAAAATGCAATTGAAAAATTGTAAAATTTCATCAAATAGAAATAATAACATACAGTTTTGTCATTTCGAACGAAGAGAAAAATCAGATAAATTTACATAAACTATGAGATTTCTCCTATTGTCGAAATGACAAATGGACGTATTATTAATAATTTTACCACATAGTAACATCTTAAAAATAGCGTTATATTTTCTACGTTACTATGTGTTGTAAAAAAAATTTAACTAATTACAAAATTAGTTAATAGAAGAAATTTTACTTTTTCACAAAATTGTATATATTTTTTTTTTAATACCTTTCAATAAAAATAAAATCATCATCAACATGAAAAAAATATTTTTAGTTTTAATTTTAGGATATGCATTTACTGCTCAAGCTCAATACGGTTATGGAGATAGTCAAAGCAGGCGTCAGAATCAAATGATGCAAACAGAACAAAAGGCTCCAGAACCTAATTTTGATGTAGAAAGATATATTGGTATTGTAAATTATGATATAGAAAAAGCAGCTAAAAAATCGAGTATAAAACTTACTTCTAAAGAAGGACAAGAATTTTCTAGGGTATTGACTAAGTACAATAAAGATATTAAAGACATCACTAGAATTAATACGTTTGTATTAAGAAGTACAAAAGATATGGTTGAAAATTATCAGAAAACAGTAATGAAAACTGGTGATAATTCTTCACAAAAAAAAGTAATGACAACGATGAGTGAAAACCTCAAGCCTATTTCTGAAATACTAAAGAAAGAAGATAGAGAACTTGATAAAACAATTAAAGCGTTACTTTCTGAAAAGCAATATAAAAAGTGGATTAAGTACAACAGAAAAATATATAAAGTTTTTCCGAAAGAAGAAGAATAATTTATAAACTTAACAATATAAAAATCCTGTGAAAAATACTTTTTACAGGATTTTTTTTTAATAAAACTGTAACAATATAATAAAAATACGTCCTATAAATAATTACTAAATACCCTATCTTTACATATAAACAATTTATTAACTAAATAAAAAATAAACTATGATATCAACTACTATTATTATACCTATTGTTATAATTGCACTTGTCTTATTTTCATCATTTTTTATGGTGAAGCAACAAACAGCTGCCATTATAGAACGTTTTGGAAAATTTCATAGCATTAAACAATCTGGACTTAAATTAAAGATTCCTTTTGTTGATAAAATTGCTGGAAAATTGAGTTTAAAAATCCAACAATTAGATGTTATTATTGAAACAAAAACCTTAGATGATGTTTTTGTAAAATTAAAAGTTTCTGTACAATATAAAGTAATCACAGAAAAAGTATATGACGCTTTTTATAAATTAGATTATCCGCATGATCAAATTACAAGTTACGTATTTGATGTGGTAAGAGCAGAAGTACCAAAAATGAAATTAGATGATGTTTTTGTGAAAAAAAATGACATTGCTATTGCTGTAAAAACAGAATTAAATGATGCTATGTTAGATTATGGTTTCGATATTATTAGAACCCTTGTAACAGACATTGATCCAGATGCACAAGTAAAGATAGCAATGAACAGAATTAATGCTGCAGATAGAGAGAAAACAGCTGCACAATATGAAGGAGATGCCCAACGTATCTTAATTGTAGAAAAAGCAAAAGCAGAAGCAGAAAGTAAACGTTTACAAGGACAAGGTATTGCAGACCAAAGACGTGAAATTGCACGTGGTTTAGAAGAGTCTGTAGACGTTTTAAATAGAGTTGGTATAAATAGCCAAGAAGCATCTGCATTAATCGTTGTAACGCAACATTATGATACTTTACAATCTATTGGTAGTGAAACGAACAGTAATTTAATATTATTACCAAATTCTCCACAAGCAGGTAGCCAAATGTTAAATGATATGGTAGCAAGTTTTACTGCAAGTAACCAAATTGGTGAAGCAATGAAAAATGCAAAACCTAAAAAATTAGATAAATAAGTAAAAACATTTTAACTTCATCTTTTGTTACTATAATAAAAGATGAAGTAACCTTATAAAAAATTACAAGAAATGATAGTAACAACAACTCCCACCATAGAAAACAGGCCTGCAACTCAATATTTAGGTATAGTAACAGGAGAAACCATTATTGGCGCTAATTTTATTAAAGATTTCTTTGCAGGAATTAGAGACATAGTTGGTGGACGTTCTGGTTCTTATGAAAAAGTTTTAAGAGAAGCTAAAGATTCTGCTTTAAAAGAAATGCAAGAAATGGCAAATTCTTTAGGTGCAGAAGCAATTGTTGGTGTAGATTTAGATTATGAAACTGTTGGTAAAAATGGAGGAATGTTAATGGTTACAGCCTCTGGAACAGCAGTAAAATTATAGTAAAATAGCTACTTTTTAATGATCATAAGCTTAATAAAATTTTTAATAGAATATTTTATTAAGTTTTTTTTTTCCTAAATTTGAATGCACATTGTATTCGTAAAAAAATATTAAAGATTTTCTAACGATAAATTATCACTTTTAATAAAAAAAAATAGTTTAACTTACTTCATAATATAATTATCTTAAATTTCGTTTAGTTTGAAAAATAGATAGATCCTTTTTGAATAAGAACAATAGATTCTTGTTAAAAAACTTATAAATAAATATTATTTTTAAAGTTTATATATAAAATATTTTTTTTCTATGAAAAAAATTAGAAAATGGCTTTCTATGCCCTATTACTTTAATCCATCCATAAAAATTAAACTAAAAATTAGTTTTTCTCTTGGGTTATTCATCTTTATATTTTTATATATTTTTAGACCTTTTTATTTGAATCTATTTGAAGTTATTCTTTTAGAATATACTTTAGCTA encodes the following:
- the gltX gene encoding glutamate--tRNA ligase — its product is MESNVRVRFAPSPTGPLHIGGVRTALYNYLFAKKYNGTFVLRIEDTDQTRYVANAEQYIIDALEWCNIPFDEGPGKNEKFGPYRQSERKELYKEYADKLIETGWAYYCFDSSEALDAERKSHEAEGKTFIYNWHNRAGGTLVNSLVLTDDEVQNRINSGENYVIRFKTPQDELLRMEDEIRGNIRIDTNTLDDKILFKGDGMPTYHLANIVDDHLMEISHVIRGEEWLPSMPLHVLLYKAFGWDAPKFAHLPLILKPVGKGKLSKRDGDKLGFPVFPLKYTNDVTGDVSRGYKEDGYFSDAFINMLAFLGWNPGTEQELFNLEALIEAFELKRVSKSGAKFNPDKAKWFNQQYMQTKSDDELTDLYLPILAEKGITKDKEFVLKVVSSIKERATFVNDFWDLSSFFFETPTEYDAKASKKNWKEGTSELMQELITVISTIEDFSSENTEKEIKEWITAKEIGFGKVMQPLRLSLVGKLAGPHLFDIIAMIGKEETVKRIKNAIEKL
- a CDS encoding SPFH domain-containing protein, producing the protein MISTTIIIPIVIIALVLFSSFFMVKQQTAAIIERFGKFHSIKQSGLKLKIPFVDKIAGKLSLKIQQLDVIIETKTLDDVFVKLKVSVQYKVITEKVYDAFYKLDYPHDQITSYVFDVVRAEVPKMKLDDVFVKKNDIAIAVKTELNDAMLDYGFDIIRTLVTDIDPDAQVKIAMNRINAADREKTAAQYEGDAQRILIVEKAKAEAESKRLQGQGIADQRREIARGLEESVDVLNRVGINSQEASALIVVTQHYDTLQSIGSETNSNLILLPNSPQAGSQMLNDMVASFTASNQIGEAMKNAKPKKLDK
- a CDS encoding heavy metal-binding domain-containing protein, which gives rise to MIVTTTPTIENRPATQYLGIVTGETIIGANFIKDFFAGIRDIVGGRSGSYEKVLREAKDSALKEMQEMANSLGAEAIVGVDLDYETVGKNGGMLMVTASGTAVKL